One part of the Rutidosis leptorrhynchoides isolate AG116_Rl617_1_P2 chromosome 1, CSIRO_AGI_Rlap_v1, whole genome shotgun sequence genome encodes these proteins:
- the LOC139862515 gene encoding probable E3 ubiquitin-protein ligase RHA4A, translated as MGYLQSTSTSSGVSSHLYSQALQMKLYQAFIFSIPILFSVILFLLFYLFYLKRTFRSINTPSSASVLHSTTSVNSTLPQYSEMDGLRINLEDKLTVILFDEDLYAKDLMCCVCLGEFEMNEKLHQIPSCQHMFHGECIRNWLHSNITCPLCRCSVVNTTKDDHHEPPMIHEPSAVVNTNLNSQGVPSEHSVVIFEGSSSSSMDIKCSIPTEDSVVVNIHINDS; from the exons ATGGGGTACCTTCAATCAACAAGTACAAGTAGTGGTGTTAGCTCTCACTTGTATTCACAAGCACTTCAAATGAAATTATACCAAGCCTTCATATTTTCCATCCCAATACTCTTTTCTGTAATATTATTTCTATTGTTTTACTTGTTCTACCTCAAAAGGACTTTTAGAAGCATTAATACTCCATCTTCTGCATCTGTACTACATTCAACAACATCAGTAAATTCAACTCTGCCTCAATAT AGCGAAATGGACGGGTTGAGGATAAACCTTGAAGACAAGCTTACTGTGATCTTGTTTGATGAAGATTTATATGCAAAGGATTTAAT GTGTTGTGTTTGTTTGGGAGAATTTGAGATGAATGAGAAGCTACACCAAATACCATCATGCCAACACATGTTCCATGGTGAATGCATACGAAACTGGCTACATTCGAACATTACATGTCCCCTCTGCAGATGCTCTGTTGTCAACACAACCAAAGACGATCACCACGAGCCgccaatgattcatgaaccatcCGCTGTTGTCAACACGAATTTGAACTCGCAAGGGGTTCCTTCAGAACACAGTGTGGTTATATTCGAAGGGTCATCTAGTTCAAGTATGGACATCAAGTGTTCAATTCCAACTGAAGATTCTGTTGTTGTTAATATTCATATCAATGATTCTTAA